From the Pirellulales bacterium genome, the window TCAGAGGGACGCCTTCTAGATCTCCAACCGAAATCTCAAGCCGGAACGTGCTCCCTTTGCCCAGGGTGCTGTTGGCCGAGAGGTCGCCATCGAGCATCTGCGCGAAGCGTTTGCTGATCGATAGTCCGAGGCCGGTGCCGCCAAATCGTCGCGTCGTGCTGGCATCCGCCTGGGTGAAGGGGGTGAAGAGTCGCGATACTTGGTCGGGGGTCATGCCCAGGCCTGTGTCCACAACGTCGATGCGCAGGCGCGGGCCTTGCGGTAGGTAACGCGTCGTGACGAGCAAGCGAACGCGGCCGATTTCGGTGAATTTAATCGCGTTGCCGATCAGATTGATCAATATCTGTCGCAGTCGGGTGGGATCCGTCTCGATCGATTCAGGAATCGGCCCGATGTACTCGACGTCCAGAGGCAGCCCCTTGGCGGCGGCTCGTACCCGCATCAGGCTGGCCACGTCGGCGATGATTCCCAACGTGGTGCAACGAATCTTTTCGACCTGGAATTTACCGGCCTCGATTTTCGAGAGATCGAGGATGTCGTTCACCAGTTCCAGCAAATAAGCGCCATTGCGCTTGATCGTCGTTATGGCATCTAGCTGTTCTGGCTTGTCGAGGCTATCGGACAATATGTCGGCAAATCCGAGAATTGCCGTCATAGGCGTGCGAATCTCGTGGCTCATGTTCGCGAGAAACTCGCTTTTCGCGCGATTAGCCTGCTGGGCTTCCTGATTGGCTCGCTTCAACTCGTCGGCCTGCGAGGCGAGCGCCCGGGCTTGCTTCTGTAATTTGCGCTGCGCCGTTTGCATCTCATCGGCATAGGCCTGAAGTTCGCCGGTGCGGTCGCGGACCTTGTTTTCGATTAAGAAGTTCGTATGTCGCAGGCGGGCTTGTTGCAGCGAACTGCTCCACAGCGTGCGCAGGCCGAAATGGATCCAAATCGCAAGAAACACATCTTCAAAAAGCACCCAGGCCGAGTGCTCGATGGCACGCCAATTACTGGCCGTCGCGCTGCCGAAGACCGACTCGGGCCAATAAGTGCCGCGCGCCAAATGATCGGCCACGACCACCGCTGTCGCGGTAACCAGGACGCGCACGTCCATATACCAGGCCAGAAAGGCCAACGATCCGAAGATATGGAAATGGGTCTCAATGCGCCCTGCCGAGAGATGGATCAGCAGCGCGGACCATGACATTTGCGAAAAGGCGACAACCTGCCGGGTCAGCACATCGCCGGGCTTGCGCCAGATAAGAAAGAGTGGTACCAGCGTAAACAATACGCCGAGCGCCGCCGCAGCCAGCACATGCGGATGGACGCGACTCTCGCTGCCGGCCCACGTGTAGGGCGAGATCCACAATGCCGTTGCCAGTCCAACGATCCATTCCAGTGTCAACAGTACCGCGAAGACACGGTCCGTACGGGCGCGGATCGTGTGCAGTTCGCCGGCCAGGATCCCTGTGGCGCGATCCGAGATGCGCGCGCGATCTTGAATGCAGATCGAATTCTGATTCGTCACGGCACGCTCCCAAGTCGTGAGGTAAATAGAGTGTCATTACCCAGCGGACAGCCAAATACCGCTGCCTGGTCTGTGGACGGTACGTGGCCGGCGAGCAGCGCGGCGACGGCGTCTCGGCCCTGGTTGGCTCCAGTGTTCCCGCGTCCGGCCGTAATACCGGTTGCCAGCAACAGCCGGCCGCGACCGTCGTAGTACAGCACCTGTCCGGATGTCTTCACGCCAAAACGTCGCGCCAGCTCGCCGTTTATGTCCTCGTGTACGACGGCGTTGGAAATCCTTGACGCGGAATCCCACAGGTCGGTGCGCAGCCAATCCTTCTCAGTGCCTGCTGGACGATAATAAAGCAGGTGCACATCGACCGGCGTCGTGGCGTTCTCGACAAGCTCTTTCAATTCATCGAGCGTCGCGCGCGTGCAGGGGCAGCGCGGATGGACGAACACCACCAACTGCGCACGTCCTGGGGAGGGCCTGATATTGGTCGAGGCTGGCCACTGGCTCGGAGCTTGTGCAGATATGCCGGGCGTTTGTTGGAAAAGCATCAGTGCGCCCCAAGCGATAACGCCGCAGAGACCCCAGAGGGCCAGCGCCGCCGCGAGCCAGACCGCTTTTCGTGACATGAGCGTATTCGACATGGTGTCGGTCGATACCGCGTCGGCGACGACCGGGAAACCTTCGCCTCGAGATTCTTCCCCGCGGAGATATACGTCACCCTTGCTGCCCGTTCAGGC encodes:
- a CDS encoding ATP-binding protein, whose translation is MTNQNSICIQDRARISDRATGILAGELHTIRARTDRVFAVLLTLEWIVGLATALWISPYTWAGSESRVHPHVLAAAALGVLFTLVPLFLIWRKPGDVLTRQVVAFSQMSWSALLIHLSAGRIETHFHIFGSLAFLAWYMDVRVLVTATAVVVADHLARGTYWPESVFGSATASNWRAIEHSAWVLFEDVFLAIWIHFGLRTLWSSSLQQARLRHTNFLIENKVRDRTGELQAYADEMQTAQRKLQKQARALASQADELKRANQEAQQANRAKSEFLANMSHEIRTPMTAILGFADILSDSLDKPEQLDAITTIKRNGAYLLELVNDILDLSKIEAGKFQVEKIRCTTLGIIADVASLMRVRAAAKGLPLDVEYIGPIPESIETDPTRLRQILINLIGNAIKFTEIGRVRLLVTTRYLPQGPRLRIDVVDTGLGMTPDQVSRLFTPFTQADASTTRRFGGTGLGLSISKRFAQMLDGDLSANSTLGKGSTFRLEISVGDLEGVPLMAGPFEASSSRAHATAEQEFGVQGSVLLAEDGPDNQRLISFVLRHAGAEVAVADNGQMALEMALAARDEGKPFDCILMDMQMPILDGYEATRRLRSAGYTQPIVALTAHAMAGDEMKCLAAGCNDYTTKPIQRQNLVNIVARYCSHTAEPVNEH